In one Candidatus Zixiibacteriota bacterium genomic region, the following are encoded:
- a CDS encoding EamA family transporter has translation MIGELAALFTAFIWSLSSLFFTAGGREIGALNVNRIRLIFGVILLGIALFITQGWIWPPNVSNDEIFYLAISGVIGLVIGDSFLFSAMVMLGTRVTMLIFSLSPAIAAITAWLVMDETLDLLSIVGMVITLAGVIWVTIEKPNSKKITKVNITAKGVIFAFLGGAGQAIGIVFAKKGLEAGLDPMAGTFIRMLASTIAIWIIAVLTGKLISTIKCFKKPRGIMYAWGGAVTGPFLGVWMSLVAVKHTEAGVAMAIMSIVPVLVIPWVIIFFKEKVSMRAVLGAVLAVCGVFILFLH, from the coding sequence ATGATCGGTGAGCTGGCGGCATTGTTTACAGCTTTTATCTGGTCTTTGAGCTCTCTGTTTTTTACCGCCGGTGGACGGGAAATCGGTGCCCTCAATGTCAACCGGATTCGGCTCATTTTCGGGGTAATCCTTTTGGGGATAGCCCTTTTTATCACGCAGGGCTGGATTTGGCCACCGAATGTCTCCAATGATGAAATCTTCTACCTGGCGATTTCCGGTGTAATCGGCCTGGTGATCGGCGATTCATTTCTTTTTTCTGCCATGGTCATGCTGGGGACCCGGGTGACGATGCTGATATTCTCGCTGTCACCCGCAATCGCGGCGATCACAGCCTGGCTGGTGATGGACGAAACCCTGGACTTGCTCTCGATTGTCGGCATGGTGATCACTCTGGCGGGTGTGATCTGGGTCACTATCGAAAAACCGAACAGCAAGAAAATTACGAAAGTCAATATAACAGCCAAAGGAGTGATCTTCGCTTTTCTGGGCGGTGCGGGCCAGGCGATCGGAATCGTGTTTGCTAAAAAAGGGCTGGAGGCGGGGCTCGATCCGATGGCGGGTACGTTCATCCGAATGCTCGCCTCGACTATTGCGATCTGGATTATTGCAGTTCTGACCGGAAAACTTATCTCCACAATCAAGTGCTTCAAGAAACCACGGGGAATCATGTACGCCTGGGGTGGTGCAGTGACCGGACCGTTTCTGGGGGTGTGGATGTCCCTGGTGGCGGTCAAACATACTGAAGCCGGAGTAGCCATGGCGATCATGTCGATCGTCCCGGTTCTGGTGATACCCTGGGTGATAATCTTCTTTAAAGAGAAAGTCTCAATGCGGGCTGTTCTGGGGGCTGTTCTGGCTGTCTGCGGGGTGTTTATCCTGTTTCTGCATTGA